Proteins found in one Haloferax litoreum genomic segment:
- a CDS encoding metal-dependent hydrolase, giving the protein MELTWHGHSTWYVTVGDTSLLIDPFFDNPFTALDPSDVETPDYILLTHGHADHIADAAEFDGATVVGTPEVVGYVEAEMGVDETLGMNIGGTVELGDAFVSMVRADHTNGLGTSYEYDAGVPGGYVVSDTKPTQVSDSDSTTFYHAGDTGLMTDMREIFAPYLEPDAAALPVGDHYTMGPWQAAIATDWLDVDHVFPMHYDTFPAIEIDIRDFEREVKAVGSDADVHVLEADESFTLD; this is encoded by the coding sequence ATGGAACTCACCTGGCACGGTCACTCGACGTGGTACGTCACAGTCGGAGACACTTCGCTCCTCATCGACCCGTTCTTCGACAACCCCTTCACCGCTCTCGACCCGAGCGACGTGGAGACGCCGGACTACATCCTTCTCACTCACGGTCACGCCGACCACATCGCCGACGCAGCCGAGTTCGACGGCGCGACTGTCGTCGGGACGCCCGAAGTTGTCGGCTACGTCGAAGCCGAGATGGGCGTCGACGAGACGCTCGGTATGAACATCGGCGGGACCGTCGAACTCGGCGACGCGTTCGTCTCGATGGTCCGTGCGGACCACACGAACGGCCTCGGAACCAGCTACGAGTACGACGCCGGCGTCCCGGGCGGGTACGTCGTCAGCGACACGAAACCGACGCAGGTGTCCGACAGCGACTCGACGACATTCTACCACGCAGGCGACACGGGGCTGATGACGGACATGCGCGAGATATTCGCTCCGTACCTCGAACCGGACGCCGCTGCCCTCCCTGTCGGTGACCACTACACTATGGGGCCGTGGCAGGCCGCCATTGCCACCGATTGGCTCGACGTCGACCACGTGTTCCCGATGCACTACGACACCTTCCCCGCCATCGAAATCGACATCCGTGATTTCGAACGCGAAGTGAAAGCGGTCGGGAGCGACGCGGACGTACACGTCCTCGAAGCGGACGAGTCGTTCACTCTCGACTAG
- a CDS encoding OsmC family protein, whose protein sequence is MSDIQTSTVSDEGFATTSQVGGFDLQIDALDEEGPNPNATLVATYASCFLPAFRVGGQKTGFDDLGKIQIDADADLDESDDLTEIRFDVYVEADLSDEEFAAIADLAEDICHVHTALRDDLRADVTVVGDAF, encoded by the coding sequence ATGTCCGACATTCAAACCTCGACCGTCAGTGACGAAGGGTTCGCAACTACGAGCCAAGTCGGCGGCTTCGACCTCCAAATCGACGCGCTCGACGAAGAAGGGCCGAACCCGAACGCAACGCTCGTCGCGACGTACGCCTCCTGTTTCCTCCCCGCCTTCCGTGTCGGTGGTCAGAAGACGGGCTTCGACGACCTCGGCAAGATTCAAATCGATGCGGACGCCGACCTCGACGAGTCCGACGACCTCACCGAGATTCGCTTCGACGTGTACGTCGAGGCTGACCTCTCCGACGAGGAGTTCGCAGCGATTGCGGACCTCGCCGAAGACATCTGCCACGTCCACACGGCACTCCGCGACGACCTCCGGGCGGACGTGACCGTCGTCGGCGACGCGTTCTAA
- a CDS encoding DJ-1/PfpI family protein produces the protein MPGKKILLLAGDFVEDYEVMVPFQALQMVGHEVHAVCPEKSDGDTCKTAVHDFRGDQTYLETRGHDFSLNATFADVDPADYDALVVPGGRAPEYLRGYDEVLDAVRHFFDENKPVAAICHGPQILAAAGVLDGYEMTSYPAVQPEVERAVCSWVDEVTVDGNLVTGQAWPDHPEWLAAFLDVLGTEISHEPAAAAADD, from the coding sequence ATGCCCGGAAAGAAAATTCTGCTCCTCGCCGGCGACTTCGTCGAGGACTACGAGGTGATGGTACCGTTCCAAGCGCTCCAGATGGTGGGTCACGAGGTACACGCAGTGTGCCCCGAGAAATCGGATGGAGACACGTGTAAAACCGCCGTCCACGACTTCCGCGGCGACCAGACCTATCTGGAGACTCGCGGCCACGACTTCTCGCTGAACGCGACGTTCGCCGACGTCGACCCCGCGGACTACGACGCACTCGTCGTCCCCGGTGGACGCGCACCCGAATATCTCCGTGGCTACGACGAGGTACTCGATGCAGTCCGGCACTTCTTCGACGAGAACAAGCCCGTCGCCGCAATCTGTCACGGGCCGCAGATTCTCGCTGCCGCGGGCGTCCTCGACGGGTACGAGATGACCTCCTATCCGGCGGTCCAACCTGAAGTCGAACGCGCAGTCTGTTCGTGGGTGGACGAAGTGACCGTCGATGGCAATCTCGTCACCGGACAGGCGTGGCCGGACCACCCCGAGTGGTTGGCGGCGTTCCTCGACGTGCTCGGGACCGAAATCAGCCACGAACCCGCCGCAGCGGCCGCAGACGACTGA
- a CDS encoding HAD-IIA family hydrolase, which produces MEYRGVVLDVDGTVVRGDEAIPGALDGLAAIEDAGLDRLFVSNNPTKAPPAYESRLRGAGIEVSTDEIVTSGTTTTVFLADEHPGARTFCIGESGLHDQLREAGLELVGPTDDPEVVVVAIDRDFHFDDMRDAYVALRNGAQFYGTDPDIVIPTADGDIPGSGAVIHAVAGVAGREPDAILGKPSPVAQGIVLDRLGLPPEDVLIVGDRLDTDIAFGLDAGMGTAVVRTGVTDDAALANSEYEPDHVLDSLGDIGQVLFA; this is translated from the coding sequence ATGGAATACCGAGGTGTCGTCCTCGACGTGGATGGGACAGTCGTTCGCGGAGACGAAGCCATACCGGGCGCGCTCGACGGTCTCGCGGCCATCGAAGACGCTGGACTCGACCGCCTCTTCGTCTCGAACAATCCGACCAAAGCACCGCCTGCGTACGAGTCCCGACTTCGCGGCGCGGGCATCGAGGTATCCACCGACGAAATCGTCACGTCTGGGACGACGACCACTGTCTTCCTCGCCGACGAACATCCCGGTGCGCGCACGTTCTGTATCGGCGAGTCTGGACTCCACGACCAACTCCGTGAGGCGGGCCTCGAACTCGTCGGCCCCACCGACGACCCGGAGGTTGTCGTCGTCGCCATCGACCGAGACTTCCACTTCGACGACATGCGCGACGCCTACGTCGCCCTCCGAAACGGTGCACAGTTCTACGGGACCGACCCCGATATCGTCATCCCCACCGCAGACGGCGACATCCCCGGGTCTGGCGCTGTCATCCACGCCGTCGCCGGCGTCGCTGGCAGAGAGCCAGATGCGATTCTCGGGAAACCGTCGCCAGTCGCACAGGGAATCGTCCTCGACCGACTCGGACTCCCGCCAGAAGACGTTCTCATCGTCGGCGACAGACTCGACACCGACATCGCGTTCGGCCTCGACGCCGGGATGGGAACCGCAGTCGTCAGAACAGGCGTCACCGACGACGCGGCACTGGCGAACAGCGAGTACGAACCTGACCACGTACTCGACAGTCTGGGGGACATCGGCCAAGTGCTCTTCGCCTAA
- a CDS encoding GTP cyclohydrolase III — MTNTQLTLVQIDNYGPWTVTPDPRREMDLQTLQSRLFADLAQFVGSRDGYVFFTRFDNMVAVTNGLDREDHQLLQESIANRYPVTLSLGIGTDRNPAVALERATDHVQRAGSAQDGDRREVLSGDTLAEADRSSSDVQIAHFDVNDATGKYTDRLNEFDTFIHIEQGYASLMRYLREEHGALSFFVGGDNIIAVTPDLTTDQYRAAIDHVEAEADVELKVGVGTASNAHEAGFAAKHALEDCRHLGTTVEFADASVEPATD, encoded by the coding sequence GTGACGAATACGCAGCTGACACTCGTCCAGATCGACAACTACGGGCCGTGGACGGTCACGCCTGACCCGCGACGGGAGATGGACCTCCAGACGCTCCAATCGCGGCTCTTCGCCGACTTGGCCCAGTTCGTCGGCTCTCGTGACGGGTATGTCTTCTTCACCCGCTTCGACAACATGGTCGCCGTCACGAACGGTCTCGACCGTGAAGACCACCAACTTCTGCAGGAATCCATCGCCAACCGATACCCCGTGACGCTCAGTCTCGGTATCGGCACCGACCGGAACCCTGCTGTCGCACTCGAACGCGCCACCGACCACGTCCAGCGCGCCGGAAGCGCACAGGACGGTGACCGCCGCGAAGTCCTCTCTGGCGACACACTCGCCGAGGCTGACCGGTCGTCCTCCGACGTGCAGATTGCGCACTTCGACGTGAACGACGCGACGGGGAAGTACACCGACCGACTCAACGAGTTCGACACGTTCATCCACATCGAGCAGGGCTACGCCTCGCTCATGCGCTACCTCCGAGAAGAACACGGTGCGCTGTCGTTCTTCGTCGGCGGCGACAACATCATCGCGGTCACGCCCGACCTGACCACCGACCAGTACCGGGCGGCCATCGACCACGTCGAAGCGGAAGCAGACGTGGAACTCAAAGTCGGCGTCGGAACCGCGAGCAACGCCCACGAGGCAGGATTCGCCGCGAAACACGCCCTCGAAGATTGCCGGCACCTCGGGACGACCGTCGAGTTCGCAGACGCCTCAGTCGAACCTGCAACCGACTGA
- a CDS encoding zinc-binding dehydrogenase: protein MMGRAVYFVGPERVEVRDRAVPEPGPGEVRVQTLTSAVSSGTERLVYRGEAPTDVPADESIAALDGDLSFPLRYGYAAVGEVEAVGDDVGSEWLGRRVFAFNPHETRFLATPGELYLVPDDVSDTQAAMLPTMETALNFVMDGNPLIGEHVVVFGQGVVGLVTTALLSQFPLASLTVADCVPERRALALDLGATAAVHPESLDPPADGADLTFELSGNPDALDDALAVTRYAGRVLVGSWYGTKPVTLDLGGRFHRSRISVESSQVSTIAPELRGRWDADRRFSLAWEHLSDLPLDSLVTHHVAIENAPRAYRLLEDDPDEAVQILFTYTDD from the coding sequence ATGATGGGGCGCGCGGTCTACTTCGTCGGTCCCGAACGCGTCGAAGTCCGTGACCGCGCTGTTCCCGAACCCGGCCCCGGCGAAGTTCGCGTCCAGACACTGACCTCGGCCGTGAGTTCTGGAACCGAACGACTCGTCTATCGCGGTGAAGCCCCGACAGACGTGCCGGCCGACGAGTCCATCGCCGCCCTCGACGGCGACCTTTCGTTCCCACTCAGATATGGCTACGCGGCCGTGGGTGAAGTCGAAGCGGTCGGTGACGACGTTGGCTCCGAATGGCTCGGTCGTCGCGTCTTCGCGTTCAACCCCCACGAGACACGATTCCTCGCGACCCCCGGTGAACTGTATCTCGTCCCAGACGACGTGAGCGACACGCAAGCCGCGATGTTGCCGACGATGGAGACGGCGCTCAACTTCGTGATGGATGGGAACCCACTCATCGGTGAGCACGTCGTCGTCTTCGGACAGGGTGTCGTCGGCCTCGTGACGACTGCGCTCCTCAGCCAGTTCCCACTCGCGAGTCTCACCGTCGCCGACTGTGTCCCGGAACGGCGTGCTCTAGCACTCGACCTCGGAGCGACGGCGGCAGTTCACCCCGAATCACTCGACCCACCAGCGGACGGTGCAGACCTTACGTTCGAACTCTCCGGAAACCCGGACGCGCTCGACGACGCCCTCGCAGTGACGCGATACGCCGGGCGGGTGCTGGTCGGGTCGTGGTACGGGACGAAACCGGTGACACTCGACCTTGGCGGGCGCTTCCATCGCTCTCGAATCAGCGTCGAGAGTAGTCAGGTGAGTACGATAGCCCCCGAACTCAGAGGCCGATGGGACGCCGACCGACGGTTCTCACTCGCGTGGGAACACCTGAGTGACCTCCCACTCGACTCGCTCGTGACCCATCACGTGGCCATCGAGAACGCGCCCCGCGCCTACCGTCTTCTCGAAGACGACCCGGACGAAGCCGTCCAAATCCTCTTTACCTACACGGACGATTGA
- a CDS encoding 6-pyruvoyl trahydropterin synthase family protein produces MYRVSVRRDVIAQHYLTVPNPGPEGELHSHAFTVEVELSGPELNQYGYLVDIDDVKAALDATLSRYRDVTMNELVEFAGQNPSVERFAHQVCEQFVEAATLETPSHISVRIWEDDVASATYETPL; encoded by the coding sequence ATGTACCGTGTCTCGGTCCGTCGGGACGTAATCGCCCAGCACTACCTGACGGTCCCCAACCCCGGACCCGAAGGAGAACTGCACTCCCACGCGTTCACCGTCGAAGTCGAACTCTCCGGCCCGGAGTTGAACCAGTACGGGTACCTCGTCGACATCGACGACGTGAAAGCCGCGCTCGACGCGACGCTCTCGCGATACCGCGACGTGACGATGAACGAACTCGTGGAGTTCGCCGGACAGAACCCGAGTGTCGAGCGGTTCGCCCACCAGGTGTGCGAGCAGTTCGTCGAGGCCGCCACCCTCGAAACCCCATCGCACATCTCGGTTCGTATCTGGGAGGACGACGTCGCGAGTGCAACGTACGAGACGCCACTCTGA
- a CDS encoding glycosyltransferase family 4 protein has translation MDVGLVVYGPLDDRSGGYRYDLELVRGLRAAGDEVTVVSLPERSYRQRLRDNVSALRRLRDIDVDVLLQDELCHPSLAAVNSHLDDTPVVSIVHHLNSREAHPPWRQHLQQAIESRYLRSVDAFVFNSETTRETVAAVTDPDPNVVAYPAGDRFASDGVPLDDDEIRARATDGPLQIVTVGNLEPRKNVDGLLRALARTNGQWRLTVVGAAVDDRYEHSLHALADELGITDWVTFTGRLSDADLAATLRQSHLFALPSHYEGFGIAALEAMGFGLPALVSAAGGGSELVTHREDGFVVDPTDTSQITDAVAPLVRNRSRLVSHSLAARDRFVEHETWDETAQTVRSFLTDLVANVE, from the coding sequence GTGGACGTTGGACTCGTCGTCTACGGTCCACTCGACGACCGCTCCGGAGGGTACCGCTACGACCTCGAACTCGTTCGTGGCCTCCGCGCCGCGGGCGACGAGGTGACGGTCGTCTCGCTCCCCGAACGGTCGTACCGTCAGCGCCTTCGAGACAACGTCTCGGCGCTCAGGCGACTTCGCGACATCGACGTAGACGTCCTCCTTCAGGACGAACTGTGCCACCCCTCGCTCGCCGCGGTGAATTCCCACCTCGACGACACGCCCGTCGTCTCCATCGTCCACCATCTCAACTCACGAGAGGCACACCCACCGTGGCGACAGCACCTTCAGCAGGCCATCGAGTCGCGTTATCTCCGGTCTGTCGATGCGTTCGTCTTCAACAGCGAGACGACGCGGGAGACTGTCGCTGCCGTGACCGACCCGGACCCGAACGTCGTCGCGTACCCCGCAGGCGACCGATTCGCTTCCGACGGTGTTCCGCTGGACGACGACGAGATTCGTGCGCGCGCTACCGACGGACCACTCCAAATCGTCACTGTCGGGAACCTCGAACCACGGAAGAACGTCGATGGGTTGCTCCGCGCACTCGCTCGAACCAACGGCCAGTGGCGGTTGACCGTCGTGGGTGCGGCAGTCGACGATAGGTACGAGCACTCGCTTCACGCCCTCGCCGACGAACTGGGAATCACCGACTGGGTGACGTTCACAGGCCGACTCTCGGACGCAGACCTCGCCGCGACACTTCGGCAGTCACACCTCTTTGCGCTCCCCTCGCACTACGAAGGGTTCGGCATCGCCGCCCTCGAAGCGATGGGGTTCGGACTGCCGGCACTCGTCTCTGCTGCTGGCGGCGGGAGTGAACTCGTCACCCATCGCGAAGATGGGTTCGTCGTCGACCCGACAGACACCTCGCAGATTACCGACGCGGTTGCTCCGTTGGTCCGGAACCGCTCTCGACTCGTCTCACACTCGCTCGCCGCCCGTGACCGGTTCGTCGAACACGAAACGTGGGACGAGACGGCGCAGACCGTCCGGTCGTTTCTGACAGACCTCGTCGCAAACGTCGAGTGA
- a CDS encoding dihydrofolate reductase codes for MELVSVAALAENNVIGRDGELPWPSIPEDKRQYRSRIADDPVILGRKTFESMLDDLPGRAQIVLSRSTREFDVETAHHARSVDDAIEIAESLDAETAYVIGGEGIYTLFQPSLDRMVLSRVPGEYEGDTFYPEWDDDEWRLESETPYDRFTLQEWVRATTD; via the coding sequence ATGGAACTCGTCTCCGTCGCTGCCCTCGCCGAGAACAACGTCATCGGTCGAGACGGTGAACTCCCGTGGCCCAGCATCCCCGAAGACAAGAGACAGTACCGGAGTCGAATCGCCGACGACCCGGTGATTCTCGGCCGAAAGACGTTCGAATCGATGCTGGACGACTTGCCGGGACGCGCCCAAATCGTCCTCAGCAGGAGTACGCGGGAGTTCGACGTGGAGACGGCCCACCACGCTCGGTCCGTCGACGACGCAATCGAGATAGCCGAGTCGCTCGACGCCGAGACGGCCTACGTCATCGGCGGCGAAGGAATCTACACCCTCTTTCAACCGTCCCTCGACCGGATGGTGTTGAGCAGAGTCCCGGGCGAGTACGAGGGAGACACGTTCTATCCCGAGTGGGACGACGACGAGTGGCGACTCGAATCGGAGACCCCCTACGACCGTTTCACGCTTCAAGAGTGGGTCAGAGCGACCACCGACTGA
- a CDS encoding HalOD1 output domain-containing protein, with product MSESTSQHKVPPRHGVSAAVVRAVADREGVDPTDLNPQLYDAIDPDALETLLSSTSTDTRSSVTVVFEYAGYDIVVGSDGTLDVN from the coding sequence ATGTCAGAATCAACGTCGCAACACAAGGTCCCCCCGCGACACGGCGTCTCCGCAGCAGTCGTCCGAGCAGTTGCCGACCGGGAAGGCGTCGACCCTACCGACTTGAACCCACAACTCTACGACGCAATCGACCCGGACGCACTCGAAACCCTCCTCTCTTCGACTTCGACCGACACTCGGTCGTCCGTGACAGTCGTGTTCGAATACGCCGGGTACGATATCGTCGTCGGGTCTGACGGGACGCTAGACGTGAATTGA
- a CDS encoding helix-turn-helix domain-containing protein codes for MVVYAELTIPADGFRIGKAFSTLPDVRVELDRVVPTMDAVVPFIWVRGAPPADVVRATREQGAVQEISVLSTHDERTLYRVVWNRTFNDTMVSISDSELALLSGSGTAEQWHFEFRGGSKAPLSAFITELREDGIPIRVVRLAEDRPKRDDRENRLTGPQYEAVQLAYERGYFDDPRGSSLDTLADEVGVSRQAFSGRLRRAFATLTEDIVDDYVE; via the coding sequence ATGGTAGTCTACGCCGAACTCACGATTCCTGCCGACGGGTTTCGAATCGGGAAGGCGTTCAGTACGCTCCCCGACGTTCGGGTCGAACTGGACCGGGTCGTTCCGACGATGGATGCCGTGGTTCCGTTCATCTGGGTTCGGGGCGCACCTCCGGCGGACGTCGTTCGCGCGACTCGTGAACAGGGTGCTGTCCAAGAGATTTCGGTACTCAGTACACACGACGAGCGAACGCTCTATCGCGTCGTGTGGAACCGCACGTTCAACGACACGATGGTCTCGATAAGCGACTCGGAACTCGCGTTATTATCTGGGAGCGGAACGGCAGAGCAGTGGCATTTCGAGTTCCGAGGCGGGAGCAAAGCACCGCTCTCTGCGTTCATCACAGAACTCAGAGAGGACGGCATCCCGATTCGGGTGGTTAGACTCGCAGAGGACAGGCCGAAGCGAGATGACCGCGAGAACCGACTCACTGGCCCACAGTACGAAGCAGTACAACTCGCGTACGAACGAGGCTACTTCGACGACCCACGAGGCAGTAGTCTCGACACGCTGGCCGACGAGGTAGGCGTCTCCCGGCAGGCGTTCAGTGGACGACTCCGACGAGCGTTCGCGACACTCACCGAAGATATCGTCGACGACTACGTTGAGTGA